From a region of the Cognatiyoonia koreensis genome:
- the phoU gene encoding phosphate signaling complex protein PhoU yields the protein MNEHISSAYDRDLEGLFALIMRMGGKVEEAILNAAKSLEHRDLELAAEVRKGDKEIDALELEINEVAARIIALRAPVSKDLRSILTVLRLAASLERIGDYAKNIAKRTTVLVDVAPINGSDAALRRMAREVQGMLKDTLDAYIRGDAEAAEDVRQRDQEVDQMYNALFREYLTFMMEDPRQITPCMHLHFMAKNIERMGDLTTNMAEQVIYLVTGEMPEEARPKDDRTAYVAGVS from the coding sequence ATGAACGAGCATATTTCATCGGCCTACGACCGCGATCTTGAAGGGCTCTTTGCGCTGATCATGCGTATGGGCGGCAAAGTCGAAGAGGCGATCCTGAATGCTGCGAAGTCCCTTGAGCATCGCGATCTGGAGCTTGCTGCCGAAGTTCGCAAAGGGGACAAGGAGATTGACGCGCTTGAGCTTGAAATCAACGAAGTTGCTGCGCGCATAATTGCGCTGCGCGCCCCTGTATCCAAGGACTTGCGGTCAATCCTGACGGTGTTGCGGTTGGCGGCCAGCCTTGAACGGATTGGCGATTATGCCAAGAACATCGCCAAACGGACCACAGTGCTTGTTGATGTGGCTCCGATCAACGGTTCTGACGCTGCCTTGCGCCGGATGGCCCGCGAAGTTCAAGGGATGCTGAAGGATACGCTTGACGCCTACATTCGAGGTGACGCGGAAGCGGCCGAGGATGTGCGTCAGCGCGATCAGGAAGTCGATCAGATGTATAATGCGCTGTTCCGCGAGTACCTGACATTCATGATGGAAGATCCCCGCCAAATCACGCCATGCATGCATCTGCATTTTATGGCAAAGAATATCGAGCGTATGGGTGATCTGACTACAAACATGGCCGAGCAGGTCATTTATCTGGTCACAGGTGAAATGCCGGAAGAGGCCCGTCCGAAAGATGATC
- the pstB gene encoding phosphate ABC transporter ATP-binding protein PstB, translating to MNQMTAVDRKTSTMQDTKISARDVQVYYGENHAIKDVDVDIADKTVTAFIGPSGCGKSTFLRCINRMNDTIDICRVTGNITIDGEDIYDARVDPVQLRAKVGMVFQKPNPFPKSIYDNVAYGPKIHGLARNKAELDEIVEKALRRGAIWDEVKDRLDAPGTGLSGGQQQRLCIARAVATEPEVLLMDEPCSALDPIATAQVEELIDDLRQRYSVVIVTHSMQQAARVSQKTAFFHLGNLVEFGDTDKIFTNPEDPRTESYISGRIG from the coding sequence ATGAACCAGATGACAGCAGTGGATCGGAAAACAAGCACGATGCAAGACACCAAAATCAGTGCCAGAGACGTGCAGGTTTATTACGGCGAAAACCACGCGATCAAAGATGTCGACGTTGACATCGCGGATAAGACCGTCACCGCTTTTATCGGTCCGTCGGGTTGTGGGAAATCCACCTTTCTGCGGTGCATCAATCGCATGAACGACACCATTGATATCTGCCGCGTGACTGGGAACATCACGATTGACGGTGAAGACATCTATGATGCGCGCGTCGATCCGGTGCAACTGCGTGCGAAGGTCGGTATGGTTTTTCAAAAGCCGAACCCATTTCCGAAGTCGATCTATGACAACGTGGCCTATGGCCCGAAGATTCACGGTCTGGCGCGCAACAAGGCAGAGCTTGACGAGATCGTCGAGAAAGCGCTGCGTCGCGGTGCGATCTGGGACGAGGTCAAAGACAGGCTGGACGCACCTGGGACGGGATTATCAGGCGGCCAGCAGCAGCGCCTATGCATCGCGCGGGCCGTCGCGACCGAACCCGAAGTTCTGCTGATGGACGAACCCTGTTCCGCGCTTGATCCCATCGCAACCGCGCAGGTCGAAGAGCTGATTGACGATCTGCGTCAGCGTTATTCAGTCGTCATTGTTACGCATTCGATGCAGCAAGCGGCCCGTGTTTCGCAAAAGACAGCGTTCTTCCATCTCGGGAACCTCGTTGAATTTGGCGACACAGACAAGATTTTTACCAACCCGGAAGATCCACGCACAGAGAGCTATATCTCTGGCCGGATCGGGTAA
- the pstA gene encoding phosphate ABC transporter permease PstA, with protein sequence MSDLSVDTLKHKSSLLRVDGRTKKRNAAEARFKAYGFSAIIVALFALVILLTSVLGNGLSAYKQTFINLSIALPEDQLDKSGVRDLDVMKKVTTIGYAKLLNAAMAQTVEAAGIETELSEKELGGLISKEAAATVRDMVLSDPALVGTTIEVPLLMTGRVDGFFKGRVTMESAALDSNTSPEELAVAQALADQGVVYTGFNWGFLTMPDASDQRPEAAGLGVAFLGSLYMMIVVLVLALPIGVAASIYLEEFAPKNRWTDVIEVNISNLAAVPSIVYGILGLAIFINFMEFNQSSPLVGGLVLTLMTLPTIIISTRAALKSVPPSIRDAALGVGASKMQSVFHHVLPLAAPGILTGTIIGLAQALGETAPLLLIGMVAFVREYPAAYSEDAGLFGEAATALPVQVFNWTQRADPGFVERASGAIIALLVFLLIMNAIAIYLRRKFERRW encoded by the coding sequence ATGAGCGATCTGTCGGTGGATACGCTGAAACATAAATCGTCCCTGCTGAGGGTCGATGGCCGCACGAAAAAGCGGAACGCGGCAGAAGCACGGTTCAAGGCCTATGGGTTCTCGGCGATCATTGTCGCGCTTTTTGCACTGGTAATCCTGCTGACTTCGGTGCTTGGGAACGGACTGTCGGCTTACAAGCAGACATTTATCAATCTTTCGATTGCGTTGCCTGAAGACCAGTTGGACAAATCCGGCGTGCGTGATTTGGACGTCATGAAGAAAGTGACGACGATTGGCTATGCCAAGCTGCTGAATGCTGCGATGGCACAGACGGTCGAAGCCGCAGGGATCGAAACCGAATTGTCCGAAAAGGAATTGGGCGGGCTGATTTCGAAAGAGGCCGCAGCAACAGTGCGGGACATGGTGCTGTCCGATCCGGCATTGGTCGGGACAACCATCGAAGTGCCTTTGCTGATGACTGGCCGCGTCGATGGCTTTTTCAAGGGCCGTGTGACGATGGAAAGCGCAGCGCTGGACAGCAATACATCGCCCGAAGAACTGGCGGTCGCTCAGGCACTGGCAGATCAAGGCGTCGTTTACACAGGTTTCAATTGGGGTTTCCTGACGATGCCTGATGCCTCTGACCAGCGCCCCGAAGCGGCCGGATTGGGAGTGGCTTTCCTTGGCTCGCTTTACATGATGATTGTCGTGCTGGTTTTGGCGCTTCCGATTGGTGTGGCCGCTTCGATCTATCTGGAGGAATTCGCGCCGAAGAACCGTTGGACTGACGTCATCGAGGTCAACATCTCCAACCTCGCGGCCGTGCCGTCGATTGTTTACGGGATCCTCGGCCTCGCCATCTTCATCAACTTCATGGAATTCAACCAGTCTTCGCCTTTGGTGGGTGGACTGGTCCTGACGCTGATGACCCTGCCCACAATCATCATCTCAACCCGCGCTGCGCTGAAATCGGTGCCGCCTTCGATCCGCGATGCGGCATTGGGGGTTGGGGCGTCCAAGATGCAATCTGTTTTCCATCATGTTTTGCCGTTGGCTGCACCTGGCATCCTGACTGGGACAATCATCGGACTGGCACAAGCATTAGGCGAGACGGCCCCGCTATTGCTGATTGGCATGGTTGCCTTTGTGCGCGAGTATCCCGCCGCATATTCGGAAGACGCTGGCCTGTTCGGGGAAGCCGCGACCGCATTGCCGGTTCAGGTCTTTAACTGGACGCAGCGGGCTGACCCCGGCTTTGTAGAACGGGCATCTGGCGCGATCATCGCCTTGCTGGTCTTCCTTTTGATTATGAATGCAATCGCGATCTATCTGCGTCGCAAGTTTGAGCGCCGGTGGTAA
- the pstC gene encoding phosphate ABC transporter permease subunit PstC, whose protein sequence is MLSTPLIVILCLSIAGWFIAKSRALQVSGGDQRKLASLPKQHALNTALSTALPPLALMIAWLVGMRVASESTGSPTLFHIVTIGLAVAGLALSVLRISPDFRARTASERWVMALLIFASTVAILTTVGIVFSMLFETRNFFSQYDWRDFFFSSTWSPNFRGDSDLGILPLLWGTLYISFIALAFAVPVGMFAAIYLSEYAGPRMRAVAKPAIEILAGIPTIVYGLFALITVGPFLRDYFASPMGFGQSASSVMTAGLVMGIMLIPFVSSLSDDIINAVPQSMRDGSLGLGATKSETIRQVVVPAALPGIVGAILLAASRAIGETMIVVLGAGAAARLSLNPFEAMTTVTVKIVSQLTGDTDFASPETLVAFALGLTLFVITLALNVLALYIVRKYREQYE, encoded by the coding sequence ATGCTCTCGACCCCTTTGATTGTGATCCTTTGTCTGTCGATCGCAGGTTGGTTTATCGCGAAGTCGCGCGCGCTTCAGGTTTCCGGCGGCGATCAGCGCAAGCTGGCGTCACTTCCAAAACAGCACGCCTTGAATACGGCGTTATCGACAGCGCTGCCACCGCTTGCACTGATGATTGCCTGGCTGGTCGGAATGCGCGTAGCATCGGAAAGCACTGGGTCCCCGACGCTTTTTCATATCGTGACGATAGGGCTGGCGGTCGCTGGACTCGCGCTCTCGGTTTTGCGGATATCGCCGGACTTTCGGGCGCGCACCGCTTCTGAGCGCTGGGTCATGGCACTTTTGATTTTTGCTTCGACGGTCGCCATTCTGACGACCGTCGGCATTGTTTTTTCCATGCTGTTCGAAACGCGGAACTTCTTCAGCCAGTATGACTGGCGCGACTTCTTTTTTTCATCGACATGGTCGCCAAATTTCCGAGGAGACTCTGACCTTGGCATTCTGCCGCTTCTCTGGGGCACGCTTTACATCAGTTTCATCGCACTTGCCTTCGCTGTTCCAGTCGGGATGTTCGCGGCGATTTACCTGTCGGAATACGCCGGGCCACGGATGAGAGCGGTCGCCAAGCCTGCGATTGAAATCCTTGCTGGCATTCCAACTATCGTTTACGGCCTGTTTGCGTTGATCACTGTCGGCCCATTTTTGCGCGACTATTTCGCATCTCCGATGGGTTTCGGGCAATCGGCGTCTTCGGTCATGACGGCTGGCCTTGTTATGGGCATCATGCTGATCCCCTTCGTGTCATCCCTGTCCGACGACATTATCAACGCCGTGCCGCAATCGATGCGTGATGGCTCGCTTGGGCTGGGCGCGACGAAATCCGAAACGATCCGGCAGGTCGTGGTCCCGGCGGCACTCCCTGGAATTGTCGGCGCGATCCTGCTTGCGGCATCGCGGGCCATCGGCGAAACGATGATCGTCGTGTTGGGGGCCGGTGCTGCCGCGCGTCTTTCGCTTAATCCGTTCGAGGCGATGACAACCGTCACGGTCAAGATCGTGAGCCAGCTAACCGGCGATACCGATTTCGCCTCGCCTGAAACGCTTGTCGCGTTTGCCCTTGGTTTAACGCTATTTGTCATCACTTTGGCGCTGAACGTCCTCGCGCTTTATATCGTGCGCAAATACCGGGAGCAGTACGAATGA